One region of Lebetimonas natsushimae genomic DNA includes:
- the ybeY gene encoding rRNA maturation RNase YbeY, with protein sequence MIDFDNRTDYNFDLNKLIPIYKSLTDKDIELILTDNNEIQILNKEYRQIDRPTDVLSFPLEDIPGMPLGSIVISIDRAKEGAENFGHSIDEEIILLFIHGLLHLLGYDHEIDNGEMREKEAEIIKKFNLPESLIIRS encoded by the coding sequence ATGATAGATTTTGACAATAGAACCGATTACAACTTTGATTTAAATAAACTGATTCCAATTTATAAATCTCTTACAGATAAAGATATAGAACTTATCCTAACAGATAATAACGAAATTCAAATTCTAAACAAAGAATACAGACAAATAGATAGACCTACTGATGTTTTAAGTTTCCCACTTGAAGATATTCCGGGAATGCCGCTTGGAAGTATTGTAATTTCAATAGACAGGGCAAAAGAGGGAGCTGAGAATTTCGGACATTCAATTGATGAGGAAATAATACTTTTATTTATACACGGTTTATTGCATCTCCTCGGATACGACCATGAAATCGACAATGGAGAAATGAGGGAGAAAGAAGCAGAAATTATTAAAAAATTTAATCTGCCAGAAAGTCTAATTATTAGAAGCTAG
- a CDS encoding RNA polymerase factor sigma-54, protein MKLKTKVSNKLSTKLINFLPFLKASVDDLFEEIYEISKTNPFLEVKNKRFVTVSNLKNANTNEIEALTMSRETLYESLTKQIENSHFFPTQKSKAIAYEIIQDLNNEGYFEGDIKKIAEKLGVSKEKVESVRQRFVYLQPSGVGAKDMKEAMLFQLETIEMDEKIYKLSKAIVKDLEHIDRYVSEDGYEKALKIIKQLNIIPAGEFFKDEEIIPEIIVLNNDGNLEIRLNDEHYPEVNINKENLNDEYVKDKFKEARSIVEALEMRKETLKKIALMIVELQYDFFTGGIIKPMKIKDLADELGYAPSTISRAIANKYLLCDKGIIPLKNFFSFGLDEEISARQIKEEIKQLIKNEDKNKPLSDDKITEIINNKYNLHLVRRTISKYRDQLEIPSSRERKKLYKISLASNN, encoded by the coding sequence ATGAAACTAAAAACAAAAGTTTCAAACAAACTTTCAACCAAACTTATTAATTTTTTACCTTTTTTAAAAGCAAGTGTTGATGATTTATTTGAAGAAATATATGAAATATCAAAAACCAATCCTTTTTTGGAAGTTAAAAATAAAAGATTTGTGACAGTCAGTAATCTAAAAAATGCAAATACAAATGAAATAGAAGCCCTTACTATGTCCAGGGAGACGCTTTATGAATCTCTTACAAAACAGATAGAAAACTCTCATTTTTTTCCGACTCAAAAATCAAAGGCAATAGCTTATGAAATAATTCAGGATTTAAATAATGAAGGTTATTTTGAAGGGGATATAAAAAAAATTGCTGAGAAACTTGGGGTAAGTAAAGAGAAAGTAGAAAGTGTAAGACAAAGATTTGTTTATTTGCAGCCTTCTGGAGTTGGGGCAAAAGATATGAAAGAAGCTATGCTTTTTCAGCTTGAAACCATTGAAATGGATGAAAAAATATATAAATTATCAAAAGCTATTGTTAAAGATTTAGAACATATTGACAGATATGTAAGTGAAGATGGATATGAAAAGGCTTTAAAAATTATAAAACAACTTAATATTATCCCTGCAGGAGAATTTTTTAAAGACGAGGAGATAATTCCTGAAATAATTGTTTTAAATAATGACGGAAATTTGGAAATCAGACTTAATGATGAACATTATCCGGAAGTTAATATAAACAAAGAAAATTTAAATGACGAATATGTAAAAGATAAATTTAAAGAGGCCAGGAGTATAGTGGAAGCTCTTGAAATGAGAAAAGAGACTCTTAAAAAAATTGCTTTGATGATTGTTGAATTGCAATATGATTTTTTTACCGGAGGGATTATTAAACCTATGAAGATAAAAGATTTGGCAGACGAATTGGGGTATGCTCCTTCAACCATAAGCAGGGCAATCGCTAATAAATATCTTTTGTGTGACAAAGGAATTATACCTCTTAAAAATTTCTTTTCTTTTGGTTTGGACGAAGAAATATCTGCAAGACAGATAAAAGAAGAGATAAAACAACTGATTAAAAATGAAGATAAAAACAAACCGCTCAGTGATGATAAAATTACTGAAATTATAAATAATAAATATAATTTACATCTTGTAAGGCGTACAATTTCAAAATACAGGGACCAGCTTGAAATTCCAAGCAGCCGTGAGAGGAAAAAACTTTATAAAATTTCTCTAGCTTCTAATAATTAG
- the trpD gene encoding anthranilate phosphoribosyltransferase produces the protein MDYNVAKEKFERLFKNEMSEDEAKNFLVELYKKGEEASEIAAAADVMRAHSIKLPVSEDLREKLIDIVGTGGDKSNSFNISSTTALLISSIGSFVAKHGNRSITSKSGSADMLEALGINLNLSPQNQVKMLEEVGFTFIFAINHHPAMKHIMPIRKSLPHRTIFNILGPLTNPAGAKKYLLGVFSPDFVEKIAAALTLMDINSAMVVSSLDGMDEISIAAPTKAVYYNGVRLEDLTIRPESFGIRGNKEDLIGGDAKQNAKITRGILEGVIKGPKRDAVLLNAAAALFVDGKVNSVEEGIKVAAEAIDSGKAIKHLEKIIKLSNKLSEK, from the coding sequence ATGGATTATAACGTGGCAAAAGAGAAATTTGAGAGACTTTTTAAAAATGAAATGAGCGAGGATGAGGCTAAAAATTTCTTGGTTGAACTGTACAAAAAAGGTGAAGAAGCCAGTGAAATAGCAGCTGCAGCCGATGTGATGCGGGCTCATTCCATTAAACTTCCTGTAAGTGAAGATTTGAGGGAAAAATTAATTGACATAGTAGGAACCGGAGGGGATAAATCAAACAGTTTCAATATCTCTTCAACCACAGCTCTTTTAATATCATCTATTGGCAGTTTCGTGGCGAAACACGGAAACAGAAGCATTACAAGTAAATCCGGAAGTGCGGATATGTTGGAAGCGCTTGGTATAAATCTTAATTTAAGCCCCCAAAATCAGGTAAAAATGTTAGAAGAGGTTGGTTTTACCTTTATTTTTGCAATCAATCACCACCCTGCAATGAAACATATCATGCCTATCAGAAAAAGTCTGCCTCACAGGACAATTTTTAATATTTTGGGTCCTCTTACAAATCCTGCCGGGGCAAAAAAATATCTTTTGGGGGTGTTTTCTCCCGATTTTGTAGAAAAAATAGCTGCGGCTCTTACTTTAATGGATATAAATTCAGCAATGGTGGTAAGTTCTCTTGACGGGATGGATGAAATATCAATTGCTGCACCGACTAAAGCCGTTTATTATAACGGGGTAAGGCTTGAAGATTTAACTATCAGGCCTGAGAGCTTTGGGATTAGGGGAAATAAAGAGGATTTAATCGGGGGAGATGCAAAGCAAAACGCTAAAATCACAAGAGGAATTTTAGAGGGAGTTATTAAAGGGCCTAAAAGAGATGCGGTTTTATTAAATGCAGCTGCTGCACTTTTTGTTGATGGAAAAGTTAATTCAGTTGAAGAAGGTATAAAAGTTGCCGCTGAAGCGATAGACAGTGGCAAAGCTATAAAACATCTTGAAAAAATTATAAAGCTCAGTAATAAACTTAGTGAAAAGTGA
- the lptB gene encoding LPS export ABC transporter ATP-binding protein produces the protein MSKLIAKDLKKSFKKTLIIKGVSLEAKRGEIVGLLGPNGAGKTTTFYLICGLLKPDSGKVIFENNDITKLPLYKKARLGIGYLPQESSIFRDLSVEDNLYIVAEEYYKNDKKNKIVEDLLEKFNIEPIRKRKGINLSGGERRRVEIARALVVKPKFLFLDEPFAGVDPVNVNDIKHLISFLAKENIGIIITDHNVRETLSICNRAYVLKDGEILTEGRPEDIISHKEVRKSYLGEDFSL, from the coding sequence ATGTCAAAACTTATAGCAAAGGATTTAAAAAAATCATTTAAAAAAACTTTGATAATAAAAGGTGTAAGTCTTGAAGCAAAAAGAGGGGAAATTGTAGGACTGCTCGGTCCAAACGGGGCTGGGAAAACTACTACTTTTTATTTAATTTGCGGACTTTTAAAGCCTGATAGTGGTAAAGTTATTTTTGAAAATAATGATATTACAAAACTCCCGCTTTACAAAAAAGCAAGACTGGGAATTGGTTATCTGCCGCAGGAAAGTTCTATTTTTAGGGATTTAAGTGTAGAGGATAATTTATATATTGTTGCAGAAGAATATTATAAAAACGATAAAAAAAATAAAATTGTAGAAGATTTGCTTGAAAAATTTAATATAGAACCAATTAGGAAAAGAAAAGGTATTAATCTAAGCGGGGGAGAAAGACGTAGGGTTGAAATAGCCAGGGCGCTTGTTGTAAAACCCAAATTTTTGTTTTTAGATGAGCCTTTTGCTGGGGTTGATCCTGTAAATGTAAACGATATTAAGCATTTAATTTCTTTTTTGGCAAAAGAAAATATAGGTATAATTATTACAGACCATAATGTAAGGGAAACATTATCTATATGTAACAGGGCTTATGTATTAAAAGACGGGGAAATTTTAACAGAGGGAAGGCCTGAAGATATTATTTCCCATAAAGAAGTTAGAAAAAGTTATTTGGGAGAGGATTTTAGTCTATGA
- the tsaE gene encoding tRNA (adenosine(37)-N6)-threonylcarbamoyltransferase complex ATPase subunit type 1 TsaE produces the protein MKSEKFEVKSIEDLKKIIDCIKNSGKNIIILSGTLGSGKTTLVKEFVKSLGIKQDATSPTFAIQNIYDNKVFHYDLYNKGISEFLALGLLEEFEKEGYHFIEWGEDLIPVLENYGFDYLIIKIKIDGNKRFYECQNL, from the coding sequence ATGAAAAGTGAAAAATTTGAGGTAAAAAGTATTGAAGATTTAAAAAAAATTATAGATTGTATAAAAAATTCCGGCAAAAATATTATTATTTTAAGCGGGACACTTGGAAGTGGTAAAACAACGCTGGTTAAGGAATTTGTAAAAAGTTTGGGAATTAAACAAGATGCTACATCCCCAACCTTTGCCATTCAAAATATTTATGATAATAAAGTATTTCACTATGATTTGTATAATAAGGGAATTAGTGAATTTTTGGCTTTGGGACTTTTGGAAGAGTTTGAAAAAGAAGGATATCATTTTATAGAATGGGGAGAAGATTTAATTCCCGTTTTGGAAAATTACGGATTTGATTATCTTATAATAAAAATAAAAATAGACGGAAATAAAAGGTTTTATGAATGTCAAAACTTATAG